A single genomic interval of Antarcticibacterium arcticum harbors:
- a CDS encoding gliding motility-associated protein GldE, giving the protein MDPDPPSLISLFLSFDYSQIFSIVMLFVLLICSALISGAEVAFFSLTPASFMTETGKRSNAQKIVVRLLEKPKKLLATILVANNSINIAIVLLFDVLTDEYFGRMNTTFFGIDFKFIVEVGVITFLILLFGEILPKVYASRNNVKFSNFMAHPMNILDTLFSPLSVPMRAVTLFIHERLGKQRSYISIDQLSQALELTREEDTTKEEQKILKGIVSFGNTDTKQVMRPRMDIFALAQDETFEEIIPQIIENGYSRIPVYKENIDQVLGILYVKDLLPYLDKKRFDWISLVRDPYFIPENKKLDDLLNEFKTKKIHLAIVVDEYGGTSGLISLEDIIEEIVGDISDEFDDEDLIFSKLDDSNFVFEGKTPLKDFYKIIKLEDPTAFEENRGESETLAGFLLEISGGFPKKNEIITFLNYMFTIEVIDDKRIKQIKLSIEPV; this is encoded by the coding sequence TTGGATCCGGATCCTCCCAGTTTAATTTCACTTTTTTTATCGTTTGATTATTCACAGATCTTCAGCATTGTTATGTTGTTTGTTCTGCTTATTTGTTCTGCCCTAATTTCGGGTGCAGAGGTAGCTTTCTTTTCCCTTACCCCAGCCAGTTTTATGACTGAAACCGGCAAAAGGAGCAACGCCCAAAAAATTGTGGTTCGTCTTCTTGAAAAGCCTAAAAAGCTGCTTGCAACCATACTTGTGGCCAACAATTCTATAAACATTGCCATAGTACTTCTTTTTGATGTGCTTACCGATGAATACTTTGGAAGGATGAACACCACGTTCTTTGGTATTGATTTCAAATTCATTGTTGAGGTAGGGGTGATTACATTCCTTATTTTACTTTTTGGCGAGATCCTTCCAAAGGTTTATGCCAGCAGGAACAATGTGAAATTCTCCAATTTTATGGCCCACCCCATGAATATTCTGGACACTCTCTTTTCACCCTTGAGCGTTCCAATGAGGGCGGTTACCCTTTTTATTCATGAAAGACTTGGCAAGCAAAGAAGTTATATAAGTATAGACCAGCTTTCCCAGGCCCTTGAATTAACCCGCGAAGAGGATACCACCAAGGAAGAGCAAAAGATACTTAAGGGTATTGTGTCTTTCGGGAATACAGATACCAAGCAGGTTATGCGGCCAAGAATGGATATTTTTGCCCTTGCCCAGGATGAGACTTTTGAGGAGATCATTCCGCAGATCATAGAAAACGGGTATTCACGAATCCCTGTTTACAAAGAAAATATTGACCAGGTCCTGGGAATCCTATATGTAAAAGACCTCTTGCCTTACCTCGATAAAAAAAGGTTTGACTGGATAAGCCTGGTGCGCGACCCGTATTTTATTCCAGAGAACAAAAAGCTGGATGACCTTTTAAACGAGTTTAAAACCAAGAAGATCCACCTGGCAATTGTTGTAGATGAATATGGCGGAACCAGTGGTTTAATTTCCCTTGAAGATATCATTGAGGAAATAGTGGGAGATATTAGTGATGAATTTGATGATGAAGATCTTATTTTCTCCAAGCTGGATGACAGCAACTTTGTGTTTGAAGGTAAAACCCCGCTAAAGGATTTTTATAAGATCATTAAGTTGGAAGATCCAACGGCATTTGAAGAAAATCGTGGGGAATCTGAAACTCTTGCTGGCTTTTTGCTTGAAATATCCGGCGGTTTCCCCAAGAAGAACGAGATCATTACTTTTCTAAATTATATGTTTACTATTGAAGTTATAGATGATAAACGTATCAAACAGATCAAGCTTAGCATAGAGCCCGTATAA
- a CDS encoding single-stranded DNA-binding protein, with product MTGSLNKVMLIGHTGDDVKMHYFEGGGAIGRFPLATNDVYTNKTTGQRVENTEWHNIVVRNKAAEICEKYLKKGDKVYIEGRLKNRKWTDDKGVERYSVEIQCTDFTFLTPKDSSGGVSQNTSQPKADHNPKNDTFASQSMGQEDEDDLPF from the coding sequence ATGACAGGTTCACTTAACAAGGTAATGCTTATAGGGCATACAGGCGATGACGTTAAAATGCATTATTTTGAAGGGGGTGGCGCAATAGGAAGGTTTCCTTTAGCTACCAATGATGTTTATACCAATAAAACCACCGGCCAACGGGTAGAAAATACCGAGTGGCATAATATAGTGGTAAGAAATAAGGCGGCTGAAATTTGCGAGAAATACCTTAAAAAAGGTGATAAAGTATATATCGAAGGACGTCTTAAAAACCGCAAATGGACAGATGATAAAGGGGTAGAACGCTATTCGGTAGAAATACAGTGTACAGATTTCACCTTTTTAACCCCCAAAGACAGTAGTGGTGGGGTGAGCCAAAATACCAGCCAGCCAAAAGCAGATCACAATCCAAAAAATGATACTTTTGCAAGTCAATCCATGGGGCAGGAAGATGAAGATGATTTGCCCTTTTAA
- the mutY gene encoding A/G-specific adenine glycosylase: MVFAKTLTGWYLKNRRELPWRESSDPYRIWLSEIMLQQTRIAQGLPYYLKFINAFPTVFDLARASEENVLKLWQGLGYYSRARNLHFTAKHVAFELNGKFPNTYKELLKLKGVGDYTASAIASICYNENVAVVDGNVYRVLARFFDIDTPINSSQGIKEFKGLAEELLDKEDPGTYNQAIMEFGALQCTPQLPKCESCPLSHACLALKNNKVHQLPVKLKKAKVVKRYFNYLVYRSNENTTIIEQRVGKGIWEGLYQFPLIETPRLLTTGELIAHAEFKSLIDIKRTPVSLYNETPVVHKLSHQHIYTRFWIIEKVGKHPNHIPVAKIQDYPVPVLIANFLKEFDFGD, translated from the coding sequence ATGGTATTTGCTAAAACCCTGACAGGTTGGTATTTAAAGAACCGGCGGGAATTGCCGTGGAGAGAAAGCAGCGATCCTTACCGTATTTGGTTAAGTGAAATTATGCTTCAGCAAACCCGAATTGCACAAGGCCTGCCTTATTATTTAAAGTTTATAAATGCATTTCCTACCGTTTTTGACCTTGCCCGGGCTTCCGAAGAAAATGTTTTAAAGCTCTGGCAGGGTTTGGGATATTATTCCAGGGCGAGAAATCTTCATTTCACTGCCAAACATGTAGCTTTTGAACTCAACGGAAAGTTTCCCAATACATATAAGGAGCTTCTTAAATTAAAAGGAGTGGGCGATTATACAGCGAGTGCTATTGCATCTATTTGCTATAATGAAAACGTAGCCGTTGTAGATGGAAATGTTTACAGGGTGCTTGCACGCTTTTTTGATATTGACACTCCAATAAATTCAAGCCAGGGTATAAAGGAATTTAAGGGACTGGCAGAGGAGTTGCTGGATAAAGAAGATCCCGGCACCTATAACCAGGCAATTATGGAATTTGGTGCTCTGCAATGCACTCCTCAATTACCAAAGTGCGAAAGCTGCCCCCTTTCCCACGCCTGTCTGGCTCTTAAAAACAATAAAGTACACCAGCTGCCGGTAAAGCTTAAAAAAGCGAAAGTGGTAAAAAGGTATTTTAATTACCTGGTCTACAGGTCCAATGAAAACACCACTATAATTGAGCAACGGGTAGGAAAGGGAATTTGGGAAGGATTATACCAATTCCCGCTTATTGAAACACCGCGCCTCCTTACAACCGGGGAATTAATTGCTCATGCGGAGTTTAAAAGCCTTATAGATATAAAGCGTACTCCAGTGAGCTTATATAATGAAACCCCCGTTGTGCATAAATTATCCCATCAACATATTTATACCCGGTTTTGGATCATTGAAAAGGTGGGCAAACATCCCAATCATATCCCCGTAGCTAAAATTCAGGATTACCCCGTTCCTGTTTTGATAGCCAATTTTTTAAAAGAATTTGACTTTGGAGATTAG
- a CDS encoding HU family DNA-binding protein — MTKADIVAKISEKLGMEKGDVQATVETFMEEVKTSLEAGDNVYLRGFGSFVIKTRAEKTGRNISKNTTIKIPAHNIPAFKPARIFVDGVKTNVEVK, encoded by the coding sequence ATGACGAAAGCAGATATCGTAGCTAAAATTTCTGAAAAATTAGGAATGGAAAAAGGTGATGTTCAGGCAACAGTTGAAACGTTTATGGAGGAAGTAAAAACTTCTCTTGAAGCCGGAGACAATGTTTACCTAAGAGGTTTTGGTAGCTTTGTAATTAAAACAAGAGCAGAAAAAACCGGAAGAAACATTTCCAAGAACACTACAATTAAGATCCCCGCTCATAACATTCCCGCTTTTAAACCAGCAAGAATATTTGTAGATGGTGTTAAGACCAACGTTGAAGTAAAATAA
- a CDS encoding Rne/Rng family ribonuclease, whose product MDKELIIRSGSSAVDFALLKDGKLVELNKEEDDSNFAVGDIFLAKVRKSVPGLNAAFVNVGYPKDGFLHYHDLGPQIPTLLKFIKRVSTGKLKDYSLQNFTFENDIDKDGSIVDVLKSNQSLLVQVMKEPISTKGPRISSELSLPGRYIVLVPFSNRVSVSQKIESKEEKDRLKRLVKSIKPKNFGVIVRTVAEGKKVAELDRDLENLVGRWTAMCKKLYKAPHPSKVLGELNRASSILRDIFNDTFTSIWVDDETLYSQIRDYVAEIAPNKESIVKLYNSNVPVFEKFGIERQIKTSFGRTVSMSKGAYLIIEHTEAMHVIDVNSGNRSNKAKNQEDTALEVNLISATEIARQLRLRDMGGIIVIDFIDMAKPENRKALFDHLREEMSDDRAKHKILPPSKFGLIQITRQRVRPETNIKTREVNPDGDGSGEIEAPIIVIDKIKSDLERLIKKNHKKITLSAHPFIAAFLTRGFPSPRSQWFLDHKRWVKIVPRDAYTYMEYHFHDKTGEVLD is encoded by the coding sequence GTGGATAAAGAATTGATTATTAGATCAGGTTCTTCTGCTGTAGATTTTGCCTTATTAAAAGATGGAAAACTTGTTGAACTAAACAAAGAGGAAGACGACAGTAATTTTGCGGTTGGCGATATATTTCTTGCCAAAGTAAGAAAATCTGTTCCGGGATTAAATGCCGCTTTCGTGAATGTAGGCTATCCAAAAGATGGCTTTTTACACTATCATGATCTTGGACCGCAAATCCCCACTTTGTTGAAATTCATAAAACGTGTAAGCACAGGTAAATTAAAAGATTATTCCTTACAGAATTTTACTTTTGAAAATGATATTGATAAAGACGGCAGTATTGTTGACGTTTTAAAATCAAATCAATCGCTACTGGTACAGGTGATGAAAGAACCCATCTCTACCAAAGGCCCAAGGATAAGCTCAGAGCTTTCCCTGCCGGGCCGTTATATAGTTCTGGTTCCTTTTTCCAACCGGGTTTCAGTTTCTCAAAAAATTGAAAGCAAAGAAGAAAAGGACAGGCTAAAAAGACTGGTAAAAAGCATCAAACCTAAGAATTTTGGTGTAATAGTACGCACAGTAGCAGAAGGCAAAAAAGTAGCTGAACTGGACCGGGACCTCGAGAATTTAGTAGGTCGCTGGACAGCAATGTGTAAAAAATTATATAAAGCGCCTCATCCTTCCAAAGTCCTTGGAGAATTGAACAGGGCATCGTCTATTTTAAGAGACATTTTCAATGATACCTTTACCTCCATTTGGGTTGATGATGAAACGCTTTATTCCCAGATCCGGGATTACGTGGCAGAGATTGCCCCGAATAAAGAATCAATAGTAAAATTGTATAACTCGAACGTTCCCGTTTTTGAAAAATTTGGTATCGAAAGACAAATAAAAACTTCCTTTGGCCGCACTGTGTCCATGAGCAAGGGCGCTTATCTCATCATTGAGCATACAGAAGCCATGCACGTTATAGACGTAAACAGTGGTAACAGGTCCAATAAGGCTAAAAACCAGGAAGATACTGCATTAGAGGTCAACCTTATAAGTGCCACAGAAATTGCCCGCCAGTTGCGTTTACGCGATATGGGAGGTATTATTGTGATAGACTTTATAGACATGGCCAAACCTGAGAACAGGAAAGCCCTATTCGACCATCTTAGAGAAGAAATGAGCGATGATCGCGCTAAACACAAAATCCTGCCTCCAAGTAAATTTGGTTTGATCCAGATTACCAGGCAGCGCGTAAGGCCCGAGACCAATATTAAAACCCGGGAGGTTAACCCCGATGGGGATGGTAGCGGGGAGATTGAAGCTCCTATCATTGTAATTGATAAGATAAAATCTGATCTTGAAAGATTGATCAAGAAAAATCATAAGAAGATCACCCTTAGCGCACACCCATTTATTGCAGCCTTTTTAACCAGAGGCTTTCCTTCACCCCGCTCCCAATGGTTTCTTGACCATAAGCGCTGGGTAAAAATAGTACCAAGAGACGCTTACACGTACATGGAATACCACTTTCACGATAAAACCGGGGAAGTACTAGATTAA
- a CDS encoding regulatory protein RecX, whose translation MSIFGVMKSNPEQKSYTVKEATLKLMQYCAYRDRSHKEVEEKLREMRMIPAACEQIIMQLMQENFLNEERFARSFVRGKFRIKKWGRVKITQELKLREISSPLIKMALSEIEEEEYYNTLNELAEKKHALLKEKDPYKKRGKLTNYLLQRGYESSLIFEIINNFKF comes from the coding sequence ATGTCTATCTTTGGTGTGATGAAATCCAATCCTGAGCAAAAATCCTATACCGTTAAAGAGGCCACTCTTAAATTGATGCAGTACTGTGCTTACAGAGACCGCTCCCATAAAGAGGTGGAAGAAAAACTTAGGGAAATGCGAATGATCCCAGCAGCTTGCGAGCAGATAATTATGCAATTGATGCAGGAGAATTTTTTAAATGAAGAGCGCTTTGCCCGCAGCTTTGTAAGGGGAAAATTCAGAATAAAAAAATGGGGCCGGGTAAAGATTACCCAGGAGTTAAAATTAAGGGAGATCTCTTCTCCCCTTATTAAAATGGCCCTTTCAGAAATTGAGGAGGAGGAATACTATAATACTCTCAATGAACTTGCAGAAAAGAAACACGCCCTGCTAAAAGAAAAAGATCCCTATAAAAAACGGGGGAAGCTTACCAATTATCTTTTGCAAAGAGGTTATGAATCTTCACTTATATTTGAGATCATTAACAATTTTAAATTTTGA
- a CDS encoding cupin-like domain-containing protein, with amino-acid sequence MKEKLQLKEIPRIKTISRKDFVEKYVKTQQPVVIERLIEDWPAYNKWTLDYIKKVAGEKEVPLYDNRPISSKYKFNEPHLRMKMGEYIDLLRSEPTKYRIFLYHLLKEVPSLQKDFQYPKIGLRFLKQLPMLFFGGEISKVFMHYDIDFANILHFHFEGKKECILFPPSQSKYLYKVPHALIAREDINFKEPDFNKFPALKKAEGFITHLTHGETLYMPEGYWHQMTYLTPGFSMSLRAIPRSAANLSKAVYNVAFMRYFDNYMRKWRGQKWIDYKNAQAVKTTHKRNQIKI; translated from the coding sequence ATGAAAGAGAAATTGCAACTAAAGGAAATACCACGAATAAAGACTATTTCCAGGAAGGATTTTGTTGAAAAGTATGTAAAGACCCAACAGCCGGTTGTAATAGAGAGGCTTATAGAAGACTGGCCGGCTTATAACAAATGGACTCTGGATTATATCAAAAAAGTTGCCGGGGAAAAGGAGGTGCCGCTTTACGATAACAGGCCTATTTCCTCGAAATATAAATTCAACGAGCCCCATTTACGAATGAAAATGGGGGAATATATAGATCTTTTAAGATCTGAGCCCACAAAATACCGGATTTTCCTCTATCATTTATTAAAGGAAGTCCCTTCACTTCAAAAGGACTTTCAATACCCTAAAATAGGATTGAGGTTTTTAAAACAGCTACCCATGCTGTTCTTTGGGGGTGAAATTTCAAAAGTGTTTATGCATTATGATATTGATTTTGCCAATATCCTGCATTTTCATTTTGAAGGCAAAAAAGAATGTATCCTATTCCCGCCATCACAGAGTAAATACCTCTACAAAGTGCCTCACGCTCTTATTGCACGGGAGGATATCAACTTTAAGGAACCCGATTTTAATAAATTCCCCGCCTTAAAAAAGGCAGAAGGTTTTATTACACATTTAACTCATGGGGAGACCCTTTATATGCCGGAGGGGTATTGGCACCAAATGACTTATTTGACACCGGGGTTTTCTATGAGCCTTCGTGCTATTCCACGATCTGCAGCCAATTTATCCAAGGCGGTGTATAATGTGGCTTTCATGAGATATTTTGACAATTATATGCGCAAATGGAGAGGGCAAAAGTGGATAGATTATAAAAATGCGCAGGCAGTAAAAACTACCCACAAAAGAAATCAAATCAAAATTTAA
- a CDS encoding cupin-like domain-containing protein: MKLDLQDIPRVKGISKESFLKDYFRPQLPVVFEDLSADWPATQKWNFEYFREKAGDIVVPLYDGKPAKGHQKSHGPAMKIKMRDYIDILKKGPTDLRMFFFNLLQNVPELVEDFRYPDLGVKFFKKLPVLFVGGEGGKVVMHYDMDLANNFHFNFAGEKRVILYPPEETKYLYKVPYSIVSMEIIDMDKPDFDKYPALAMAKGYEVTLKHGEALYIPSQWWHFIKYESPCLSLTLRSLPTSPKRILEVLNNLLVVRNYDNLMRRLKGQEWIDHKNRMAIKNTHKNAGID, translated from the coding sequence ATGAAGCTGGATCTTCAGGACATACCAAGGGTTAAGGGGATTTCAAAGGAAAGTTTTCTAAAGGATTATTTTCGCCCCCAACTTCCGGTTGTGTTTGAGGATCTTAGCGCCGACTGGCCGGCCACTCAAAAATGGAATTTTGAATACTTCAGGGAAAAGGCCGGTGACATTGTAGTTCCGCTTTATGACGGGAAGCCTGCCAAAGGGCATCAAAAAAGCCACGGTCCCGCTATGAAGATCAAAATGCGGGATTATATAGATATTCTGAAAAAGGGCCCCACAGATCTAAGGATGTTCTTTTTTAATCTCCTGCAGAATGTACCGGAACTTGTTGAAGATTTCAGGTATCCTGATCTGGGAGTGAAATTTTTCAAAAAACTACCCGTGCTCTTCGTGGGAGGTGAAGGTGGAAAGGTGGTGATGCATTATGACATGGATCTGGCCAATAATTTCCATTTTAATTTTGCAGGGGAAAAAAGGGTGATTCTTTATCCGCCGGAAGAGACAAAATATCTTTATAAGGTGCCATATTCCATAGTAAGCATGGAGATAATAGATATGGATAAGCCAGATTTTGATAAATATCCCGCCCTGGCAATGGCCAAAGGTTATGAAGTGACCCTGAAACATGGGGAAGCGCTATACATTCCAAGCCAGTGGTGGCATTTTATAAAATATGAGTCGCCTTGTTTGTCCCTTACCCTTCGATCTTTACCTACATCTCCTAAAAGGATCCTGGAGGTATTAAACAATCTCCTTGTGGTGAGAAATTATGATAATTTGATGCGCCGGCTAAAGGGGCAGGAGTGGATAGACCATAAAAACCGTATGGCTATAAAGAATACGCATAAAAATGCAGGAATTGACTAA
- the bioB gene encoding biotin synthase BioB — translation MTIKHNWTREEILEIYNKPFMELLYDAATVHRIHHDPNTVQVSTLLSIKTGGCPEDCGYCPQAARYHTNIEGNDLMSVNQVKAQALRAKASGSSRVCMGAAWRNVKDGQEFDQVLEMVRTINKLEMEVCCTLGMITENQAQRLAEAGLYAYNHNLDSSEEYYKEVISTRGYQDRLDTIGNVRKTNVTVCSGGIIGMGEKIEDRAGMLVALSTLDPQPESVPINALVPVEGTPLEEQQPVSIWEMVRMVATTRIVMPETQVRLSAGRTQMSREGQAMCFFAGANSIFAGDKLLTTPNPDVNEDMEMFRELGLNPQKAFEKKAQPESVEAQDSKFQNLGEKPKWSRPGHTIQKNLEAQEKGRSRT, via the coding sequence ATGACTATTAAACACAACTGGACCCGCGAAGAAATTCTTGAAATTTACAACAAGCCGTTCATGGAGTTGCTATATGATGCCGCAACCGTACATCGTATACATCATGACCCTAATACAGTACAGGTATCCACTTTATTATCTATAAAAACAGGAGGTTGTCCTGAAGATTGTGGGTATTGCCCACAGGCAGCCCGCTATCATACCAATATTGAGGGAAATGACCTTATGAGTGTAAACCAGGTTAAAGCTCAGGCATTACGCGCAAAAGCCTCGGGCAGTTCCAGGGTTTGTATGGGTGCGGCCTGGAGAAATGTAAAGGACGGGCAGGAGTTTGACCAGGTTCTGGAAATGGTGCGTACCATTAATAAACTGGAAATGGAAGTGTGCTGTACGCTGGGAATGATTACTGAGAATCAGGCGCAACGACTCGCAGAAGCCGGATTGTACGCTTATAACCACAACCTTGATTCATCTGAAGAATACTATAAAGAAGTAATTTCAACCCGTGGATATCAGGACAGGCTGGATACCATTGGAAATGTAAGAAAAACCAACGTTACTGTATGTAGCGGCGGTATTATAGGAATGGGAGAAAAGATAGAGGACCGTGCAGGAATGCTTGTGGCTTTATCTACTCTGGATCCGCAACCGGAATCTGTACCTATCAATGCCCTTGTTCCTGTAGAAGGCACTCCACTGGAAGAGCAGCAACCTGTATCTATTTGGGAGATGGTAAGAATGGTTGCTACCACGAGAATTGTAATGCCGGAGACGCAGGTGAGACTTTCAGCCGGGAGAACTCAAATGAGCCGTGAAGGCCAGGCAATGTGCTTTTTTGCCGGAGCCAATTCAATTTTTGCCGGTGACAAATTATTGACTACGCCAAATCCTGATGTAAATGAAGATATGGAAATGTTCAGGGAATTGGGGCTTAATCCGCAAAAAGCTTTTGAGAAAAAAGCGCAACCTGAAAGCGTAGAGGCCCAGGATTCTAAATTTCAAAATCTTGGTGAAAAACCTAAATGGTCAAGACCCGGGCATACTATCCAGAAAAACCTGGAAGCACAGGAAAAAGGCAGAAGCCGCACATAA
- a CDS encoding beta-ketoacyl synthase N-terminal-like domain-containing protein: protein MRSPVFIKSIATISSLGNNPGEIWNNYKSSGHFISSHDFGGENSPAAFLSMALKKEIEQLKLLNTKFKKLDDSVLFALYVSGIATAKAGWNRGKSIGINIGSSRGATSLFEKHHSSFLKNGTADISTSPTTTLGNISSWVSYDLKSNGADISHSVTCSTGLHAILNACAWLGAGMEDHFLAGGSEAALTPFTIAQMKALRIYGREGQDYPCRSLDMQKKENSMVLGEGAGVVCLEKNPENSIGRIAGIGYATEKVKHSVSISASATCLNKSMRMAIGNMPLADIDAIVMHAPGTVKGDLAELKAVQDIFGENMPALTSNKWKVGHTFGTSGILSLELAVLMLEHQEFIEVPFSNISRPPEKLRNILINAVGFGGNAVSILVNNS from the coding sequence TTGAGATCCCCTGTTTTTATAAAATCCATTGCCACCATTTCTTCCCTGGGAAATAATCCCGGTGAGATTTGGAATAATTATAAGTCTTCCGGTCATTTTATTTCAAGCCATGATTTTGGAGGAGAAAATTCTCCTGCAGCCTTTCTTTCTATGGCTCTTAAAAAAGAAATAGAACAGCTAAAGTTGTTAAATACAAAGTTTAAAAAATTGGATGATTCGGTTCTTTTTGCCCTGTATGTTTCGGGAATTGCAACAGCAAAAGCGGGTTGGAACAGAGGAAAAAGTATTGGAATTAATATAGGGAGTTCCCGGGGAGCAACCTCCCTTTTTGAAAAACACCATTCTTCATTCCTCAAAAATGGCACTGCCGATATTTCCACTTCCCCCACCACAACTCTGGGAAATATTTCTTCCTGGGTTTCTTATGACCTTAAAAGCAATGGGGCAGATATTTCACACAGTGTAACCTGTTCCACCGGGCTTCATGCCATCCTGAATGCTTGTGCCTGGCTTGGGGCTGGAATGGAAGATCATTTTCTTGCGGGAGGCAGTGAAGCAGCACTCACTCCTTTTACAATTGCCCAAATGAAGGCTTTAAGGATATATGGCCGGGAAGGCCAGGATTATCCCTGCCGATCTCTGGATATGCAAAAGAAAGAAAATTCAATGGTGCTGGGAGAAGGCGCAGGAGTTGTATGTCTTGAGAAAAATCCTGAAAACTCCATCGGCCGTATCGCCGGAATTGGATATGCTACAGAGAAGGTAAAACATTCGGTTTCCATATCTGCATCTGCAACCTGTCTAAACAAGTCTATGCGAATGGCTATAGGCAATATGCCCCTGGCCGATATTGATGCTATTGTTATGCACGCACCTGGAACTGTGAAAGGAGATCTTGCCGAATTGAAAGCTGTTCAGGATATTTTTGGAGAGAATATGCCGGCTCTTACCTCCAATAAATGGAAGGTAGGTCATACCTTTGGGACTTCCGGTATTCTAAGCCTGGAACTTGCGGTTTTAATGCTGGAACATCAGGAATTTATTGAGGTGCCTTTTTCTAACATTAGCCGGCCCCCTGAAAAACTCCGCAATATTCTTATAAATGCTGTGGGCTTTGGAGGAAATGCGGTTTCAATACTGGTAAACAATTCCTAA
- a CDS encoding SET domain-containing protein: MMHPFTEIQFISDEIGHGVVATRFIPKGTITWVQDELDQIYTPQQVAKMQKLSQEMIDKYSFRNNKGNFVLCWDISKYVNHSFRSNCFSTAYDFEIAVRDIYPGEELTDDYGYLNVTEAFKPKDEGTSRSIVYPDDLLHFHKEWDAQLEDTFRFIREVNQPLMSLVPGPVQQKLNLILDGREQPESLLSLYYDDTK; the protein is encoded by the coding sequence ATGATGCATCCATTTACCGAAATTCAGTTCATTAGCGACGAAATTGGCCACGGGGTAGTTGCCACACGCTTCATACCCAAAGGCACAATCACCTGGGTCCAGGATGAACTAGACCAAATATACACTCCACAACAGGTTGCGAAAATGCAGAAGCTTTCGCAGGAAATGATAGATAAGTATTCCTTTAGGAACAATAAAGGCAATTTTGTGTTGTGCTGGGATATCTCCAAATATGTAAACCATAGTTTCAGGTCAAATTGTTTCTCGACCGCATATGATTTTGAGATTGCCGTAAGGGATATTTATCCCGGGGAAGAGCTTACAGATGATTACGGATATTTAAATGTTACCGAAGCCTTTAAGCCGAAGGATGAAGGTACTTCCCGATCAATAGTTTACCCAGATGACCTCCTGCATTTTCATAAGGAATGGGATGCGCAGCTGGAAGATACTTTCCGGTTCATTCGGGAGGTAAATCAGCCATTGATGTCTTTGGTGCCAGGCCCGGTACAGCAAAAGCTGAATTTGATCCTTGATGGAAGGGAACAACCGGAATCCTTGTTAAGCCTGTATTATGATGACACAAAATGA